From Thalassospiraceae bacterium LMO-JJ14:
AGTTTCCACAACATTTCAAGCGGATTTAACTTGCGCTTAGAACTGGATGAAGTAATCCGAATGGTTTTTTTCTGGCCCCGAAAAGCGGCAACACGCTCCGGCGACCAATCCTCTGCCCAGCTAATGCGATCATTCTTGATCCAGTAATGTGACCGGCATTTTAGGCTCCAGTTGCCGATGGACGGGTGCAACGAAACGGACCGGCCATCGAACATTAACTTCCAGTCCGTTGGCGAAATCGGGGTCACCACCTCTGCGCCGCAACCGCATGCGCACTTATGTGTTGCCGTTGCGTAGTTGATCGACACGTAGATTGTACGTTCCGCCAATTTTTCGGGAATGAATTCTACGAATTCATGGTTAAACGCGATTGGACGTTTCATGACTCGTCGTCCTCGTCTTCCCCGATCAATTCGCTGCCATCGATCATGAAGATTAGGTTGTGTTCGTGATCCGAGTCGGCATAGAAACCGAACAATTTCTTCCACGTGATCACAGCCAAATTGGCGTTTAACGAGTTCAAATCCGAAATTTGGATGTTGGTGGCATACACGTCGTTTCCGTGCCCGCCGGTGAACGGAATACGGTTCTTAGCGCGAACATGGTCCCGCTTCGACGGCGTACTCAGAGTGACGCGCAAGAGGCCCGCAAGCGCATCGTTGACCACGTCAA
This genomic window contains:
- a CDS encoding DUF6527 family protein — protein: MKRPIAFNHEFVEFIPEKLAERTIYVSINYATATHKCACGCGAEVVTPISPTDWKLMFDGRSVSLHPSIGNWSLKCRSHYWIKNDRISWAEDWSPERVAAFRGQKKTIRITSSSSKRKLNPLEMLWKLVTDAICK